A window from Bradysia coprophila strain Holo2 chromosome X unlocalized genomic scaffold, BU_Bcop_v1 contig_20, whole genome shotgun sequence encodes these proteins:
- the LOC119068690 gene encoding protein SEC13 homolog, with product MVSVLNTIDTGHEDMIHGAEMDYYGLRLATCSSDNSVKIFDVKNGSQTLAADLKGHGGPVWQVAWAHPRFGNILASCSYDRKVIIWKENGGEWIRWHEYGNHDSSVNSVAWAPPEYGLILACGSSDGSISVLTCVIEFGNWEHKKISNAHTIGCNAVSWCPSTVPEPAFSTNSKGSFGIKRLATGGCDNTLKIWKEDGDRWIEEHRLEAHSDWVRDVAWAPSVGLPRSQIASCSQDRRVIIWSSDDLNNWSSTILHTFDDVIWNVSWSLTGNILAVSGGDNKISLWRENNEGQWSVISEDTNGHQGGNSGDQRAF from the exons atGGTCAGCGTGCTAAATACAATCGACACCGGTCATGAAGACATGATACACGGCGCTGAAATGGACTATTATGGACTACGATTAGCTACTTGCTCGTCGGATAATtctgtaaaaatatttgatgtcAAAAACGGCAGTCAAACTCTTGCCGCTGATTTGAAAGGCCATGGAGGTCCAGTGTGGCAAGTGGCGTGGGCCCATCCCAGATTCGGTAACATTCTAGCGTCATGTTCGTACGATCGCAAAGTTATTATTTGGAAAGAAAACGGCGGAGAATGGATACGATGGCATGAATATGGCAATCATGATTCATCGGTAAATAGTGTTGCTTGGGCACCACCAGAGTATGGCCTAATCTTGGCTTGTGGCAGTTCAGATGGATCAATATCGGTATTAACTTGTGTCATAGAATTCGGTAATTGGGAGCACAAGAAAATCTCAAATGCTCATACCATTGGCTGCAATGCAGTGAGTTGGTGTCCGTCAACTGTACCGGAACCGGCCTTTTCGACCAACAG CAAAGGATCTTTCGGCATAAAACGATTGGCAACCGGCGGTTGTgacaacacactaaaaatatGGAAAGAAGATGGTGATCGTTGGATCGAAGAGCATCGATTGGAAGCACATTCGGACTGGGTGCGGGATGTGGCCTGGGCACCCAGTGTTGGACTGCCTCGATCACAGATAGCTAGCTGTTCGCAAGATCGACGTGTAATTATTTGGAGCAGCGACGATTTGAACAACTGGTCGTCGACGATTTTGCATACATTCGATGATGTTATTTGGAATGTCAGCTGGTCGTTAACCGGCAATATATTGGCTGTGTCCGGTGGTGACAATAAGATCAGTTTGTGGCGAGAGAATAACGAGGGCCAATGGAGTGTCATTAGTGAAGATACGAATGGGCATCAAGGTGGAAATTCAGGTGATCAGCgagcattttaa
- the LOC119068692 gene encoding bromodomain adjacent to zinc finger domain protein 1A, whose amino-acid sequence MPLFKRKPFERLPPPEGLKDTEEIYYLELSKEAFRKYEEYFERMMLLNSTVWSCALTSRPNLTFSEAIECEKKARKILRTMNVELKAPIVIIANATKCSSIAEMVDEVFNFMNVRYFKEEICYALETTADGQKIQREVQVLSVIGSKTTHDPDKIKYRVKRVDTNKTTALFTVTNDEIHRKRTVLSKEKLKLFLKQCVEASETGQLKIKDDVFKKQVTDAGIEGFADIFPGPPPQFEMSKGLATRIERVTKGNSKQKKANGKDGKQTSISKYLTKTDGKQTAESKETKAKREQEQLRLKAEAERKAELEKQQAEENKRKRVEMQQMAMSTYHSFNQIKDDLELRDQKRIIPSKPVKTLIPVTYFGDALMVLEFIYSFADRLEDKDKFPKGYSLDLLERSLLCREVAGPLSDIIQVLMSTLFALQIEEANEVEISFVYDKPTEVDEPVGIAISEATKAANWISTYLIMGINELPMDATTVSEVLRMHLLMSGASVNETATKWRFAHRGGYANEDDPGLTLRLRKPHIIRALSHHSVYELPLIDILSILKCLVDQILTYSTVRDTVEERLEKSSKARTGLKTLYSNERKNKANLIAAKKRLVENTKKSIEECEASDKTADEKTKFKDDANRALEKETKVLEANYEREKKGFEKSIETLKQDVFQFQQCLGSDRAYRMYWLFESLPGLFIEHQPFGGQCFENPVENIHELANCASADRFSVVKTMVSNQYYGNDKENEIDNYLTKKKNGTNVKVADDPSIIKNEPVKWSQADLLMCTGDSSTCPVHPKFDSKRSIWSFLHTEEELNALIESLNPKGIREKGLRDNLESEKELILNHIKDCPFDKLQIDPVAKDGLIEDLQNMKTYKNANMNFPKGTEITLIVEAKLVEAILEMEMNVQTGHLGSIKVKDRLAWRDALEKFEYDKQCDELVWGPDDQFHEGKKMLNGTSETPDSTTKKIVFDDLTSLLGNTTDIDLDASIDDCVSVHTSSQMQAKVHGYASALLQIALGVEPVFLKPPFGYLKELKDKQQQQQVLKTGRQNLEMWCVSLMKATSFSQVFLQYNILHDSVKWHKSSLNATCIFCRRRSEPDKMLLCDGCNAGKHLFCFKPKLTKVPEEDWFCEKCKPPEKKAEKKSKAANKRKIFKDDSDDSHLTSSESEDDDDEEGAFYRLLTPSDGEDQGTCTACNKPGLVLQSCETCYREVHLACAKPPLKIRSKKWHCHLCKGKSDFKQLKAEATRNKSKTKKRKLESDNPTDSDDSDEAIAVKVRRLEKKKDPDDEIPEKEAKTENGRGRRSSRRTLEPEPTESSNSRRNSRRIEEDDSTKTNGTTRRSRRAGDDLLLDNVLLYGLLTDIKNHKDSWPFDRPVNKAEVPDYYNVIQRPMDFAKIKSKLNLGEYSSNYDFMSDIQLVFTNCDMYNTSGSEIYQSGVNLEKFIQKRCAELNLPFSRSDMISDASEPRRKSKKT is encoded by the exons ATGCCTCTGTTCAAAAGGAAACCATTCGAACGGTTACCGCCGCCGGAGGGATTAAAAGACACCGAAGAGATATATTATTTGGAGCTGAGCAAGGAAGCATTTCGTAAATATGA GGAATATTTCGAACGAATGATGTTGCTTAATTCGACGGTTTGGTCGTGTGCTTTGACTTCTAGGCCGAATTTAACGTTTTCGGAAGCTattgaatgtgaaaaaaagGCACGCAAAATCCTCCGAACCATGAATGTTGAACTAAAGGCTCCGATCGTAATCATTGCaaatgcaacaaaatgttCCAGTATCGCTGAAATGGTGGATGAAGTGTTCAACTTTATGAACGTGCGCTATTTCAAGGAAGAGATCTGCTACGCACTCGAAACCACCGCCGATGGACAGAAGATACAACGCGAAGTTCAAGTGTTATCCGTTATCGGTTCAAAAACAACTCACGACCcggataaaattaaatatcgaGTCAAACGAGTGGATACAAATAAAACGACGGCATTGTTCACAGTTACCAATGATGAAATACATCGCAAGCGAACGGTCTTGTccaaggaaaaattgaaattatttctgaaACAGTGTGTGGAAGCCAGTGAAACGGGTCAGTTGAAAATTAAGGACGATGTCTTTAAGAAGCAGGTCACTGACGCTGGCATTGAGGGTTTCGCTGACATATTCCCGGGACCGCCGCCACAGTTTGAAATGTCGAAGGGATTGGCGACGAGAATTGAACGTGTGACCAAGGGTAATAGTAAACAAAAGAAGGCGAACGGAAAGGATGGCAAACAGACGTCCATTTCAAAGTATCTCACAAAAACGGACGGTAAGCAAACGGCTGAATCGAAAGAAACGAAAGCGAAGCGGGAGCAGGAACAGTTGAGACTTAAGGCCGAAGCTGAACGAAAGGCCGAATTGGAGAAACAACAAGCTGAGGAAAAC AAACGTAAACGTGTGGAAATGCAACAGATGGCCATGTCTACTTACCATTCCTTCAATCAAATCAAGGACGATTTAGAGCTGCGCGATCAAAAACGAATCATACCATCGAAACCGGTCAAAACTCTCATTCCAGTCACATACTTTGGCGACGCATTAATGGTTCTCGAGTTTATTTATTCGTTTGCCGATCGACTCGAGGACAAAGACAAATTTCCAAAAGGATACAGTCTGGATTTACTGGAACGGTCATTACTGTGCCGCGAAGTAGCAGGACCGCTAAGTGATATTATTCAAGTATTAATGAGCACACTGTTTGCATTGCAAATAGAAGAAGCAAATGAAGTCGAAATAAGTTTCGTCTATGACAAACCCACCGAGGTCGACGAACCGGTGGGCATAGCTATCAGCGAAGCCACGAAGGCAGCAAATTGGATATCAACATATTTAATAATGGGCATTAACGAGCTGCCGATGGACGCAACAACGGTATCAGAAGTGCTGCGGATGCATTTGCTTATGTCTGGCGCAAgtgtaaatgaaacggcaacAAAGTGGCGATTTGCACATAGAGGTGGCTATGCGAACGAGGACGATCCAGGTCTAACGTTACGACTGCGAAAGCCTCACATTATACGCGCACTTAGCCATCACAGTGTCTACGAACTCCCTCTTATCGATATTCTGAGCATCCTGAAATGTTTGGTCGACCAAATTTTAACTTATTCAACGGTCCGCGATACGGTTGAAGAGCGTCTGGAAAAGTCGTCTAAAGCAAGAACTGGATTGAAGACATTGTACAGCAACGAACGAAAGAATAAAGCCAATTTGATAGCGGCGAAGAAACGTCTCGTCGAGAATACAAAGAAGTCCATTGAGGAGTGCGAGGCATCCGATAAAACGGCTGATGAGAAGACCAAATTCAAGGACGATGCGAATCGAGCGTTAGAAAAGGAAACAAAAGTACTGGAAGCCAATTACGAACGAGAGAAGAAGGGTTTCGAAAAATCGATAGAAACACTGAAGCAGGACGTATTCCAATTTCAACAGTGTTTGGGTAGCGATCGCGCCTATCGTATGTACTGGTTGTTCGAATCGTTGCCGGGTCTGTTTATTGAACATCAGCCGTTTGGGGGACAGTGTTTTGAAAATCCGGTGGAAAATATTCATGAGCTGGCTAACTGTGCCTCAGCCGATCGATTTAGTGTGGTCAAGACCATGGTATCCAACCAGTATTATGGGAACGACAAAGAAAACGAAATCGACAATTATctgacgaagaagaaaaacggCACCAATGTGAAAGTGGCGGACGACCCCAGTATTATAAAAAATGAACCAGTGAAATGGAGTCAAGCGGATCTGCTCATGTGTACCGGCGATTCGTCAACTTGTCCTGTGCATCCGAAATTCGATTCGAAACGATCCATATGGTCGTTCCTGCACACAGAAGAGGAACTTAATGCGTTGATCGAATCATTGAATCCGAAAGGCATTCGGGAGAAAGGGCTGCGCGACAATTTGGAGTCGGAGAAGGAGCTCATTTTGAACCATATCAAAGATTGCCCATTCgataaattacaaattgatCCAGTCGCAAAGGACGGTCTGATAGAGGACCTGCAAAACATGAAGACGTACAAGAATGCCAACATGAATTTTCCGAAGGGAACGGAGATTACGCTAATCGTCGAGGCTAAATTGGTTGAAGCCATTCTGGAAATGGAGATGAATGTACAAACAGGACATTTGGGCTCGATAAAAGTAAAGGATCGTCTTGCTTGGCGAGATGCGTTGGAGAAATTCGAGTATGACAAACAGTGCGATGAATTGGTCTGGGGACCAGACGATCAATTTCATGAAG gcaaaaaaatgttgaacggAACGAGCGAAACACCGGATAGTactacgaaaaaaattgttttcgatgatCTCACCTCATTATTGGGCAATACCACAGATATCGATCTGGATGCTAGCATAGACGATTGTGTATCTGTGCACACATCGTCGCAGATGCAGGCTAAAGTCCATGGATATGCGTCAGCTTTGCTGCAAATAGCTCTGGGCGTTGAACCAGTGTTTTTGAAGCCACCGTTCGGTTACCTGAAAGAACTAAAAGACAAGCAACAGCAACAGCAAGTATTGAAAACAGGACGTCAGAATCTGGAAATGTGGTGCGTGTCGCTGATGAAAGCTACCAGCTTCTCACAGGTGTTTCTACAGTACAACATTTTACATGATTCTGTTAAATGGCACAAATCTTCGTTGAACGCGACCTGCATATTTTGCCGACGACGATCCGAACCGGACAAAATGTTATTGTGCGACGGTTGCAATGCTGGCAAACACTTGTTTTGCTTCAAGCCGAAGTTGACG AAAGTGCCCGAAGAAGATTGGTTTTGCGAGAAATGCAAACCTCCAGAGAAAAAGGCGGAAAAGAAAAGTAAAGCtgcaaataaacgaaaaatcttTAAGGATGACAGTGATGACAGTCACCTGACTTCAAGCGAAAGTGAAGACGATGACGACGAGGAAGGAGCCTTTTACAGACT CTTAACACCTTCAGATGGCGAAGATCAAGGAACCTGTACAGCGTGCAACAAACCGGGCCTCGTACTACAATCATGTGAAACATGCTATCGCGAAGTTCATTTGGCGTGCGCTAAGCCTCCACTGAAGATCCGATCAAAGAAATGGCATTGTCATTTGTGCAAGGGTAAGAGTGACTTCAAGCAACTGAAAGCAGAAGCAACTCGCAACAaatcgaaaacgaaaaagCGGAAACTGGAGTCAGACAATCCCACCGATTCTGATGACAGCGACGAAGCGATTGCGGTTAAAGTGCGTCGTCTCGAAAAGAAAAAGGATCCGGACGATGAAATACCCGAAAAAGAAGCGAAAACCGAGAACGGCAGAGGTCGTCGGAGCTCGCGTCGCACTCTCGAACCAGAACCGACCGAATCATCTAACTCACGGCGCAACTCTCGCCGTATCGAGGAAGATGATTCGACAAAGACAAATGGTACAACCAGGCGATCACGACGCGCTGGCGATGACCTACTATTAGACAATGTTTTATTGTACGGTCTGCTGACCGACATCAAAAATCACAAGGACTCTTGGCCATTTGATCGACCCGTCAACAAAGCCGAAGTGCCTGATTATTACAATGTCATTCAACGGCCGATGGACTTTGCtaaaattaaatcgaaattgaaCTTGGGCGAATATTCGTCCAACTATGACTTCATGAGCGACATTCAATTAGTCTTCACCAATTGTGATATGTACAATACGAGTGGATCTGAGATTTACCA GTCTGGAGTTAATTTGgagaaatttattcaaaagcGTTGTGCAGAACTAAATTTACCATTCAGCCGTAGCGATATGATATCGGATGCCAGTGAGCCGAGACGTAAGAgtaaaaaaacttaa
- the LOC119068697 gene encoding replication protein A 32 kDa subunit: protein MNDSGYGNNGGGFDQSMTGGSGVTAESKPEGIVPMVIKQIHDCPDAGLRLYDMVFGTVQLVAIVRKIDFTSTKITYILEDHTGKIEAHTWLEEGDTSKTPQIVVNTYATVFGSVRNQGGTKTLIVFRIESVKSPNEVTTHLLEVLNARYSAEHYARKKNTEVDGHFQMDTTPAPSGQHPLGLTGKQLVVYQAIQSDKSEPGISFEELERRFKHIPESELRTMVEYMTQEGMCYTSIDANHFKSSDDAA from the exons ATGAATGACAGCGGTT ATGGAAACAATGGTGGTGGCTTTGATCAGAGTATGACCGGTGGAAGTGGGGTAACTGCTGAATCGAAACCGGAG GGAATCGTACCAATGGTCATCAAACAAATCCATGACTGCCCGGACGCTGGTTTACGTCTCTATGACATGGTTTTCGGAACCGTTCAGCTGGTTGCTATTGTtcgtaaaattgattttacgtCAACGAAAATCACATACATTTTGGAAGATCATACGGGCAAAATAGAGGCGCATACCTGGTTGGAAGAGGGTGACACCAGTAAGACGCCCCAGATTGTTGTAAACACATACGCAACAGTCTTCGGATCCGTACGAAATCAAGGTGGCACCAAGACGTTAATCGTCTTCCGCATCGAATCGGTCAAAAGTCCCAATGAAGTGACAACACATTTGCTGGAAGTGCTGAATGCCCGATACTCTGCCGAACATTATGCGCGAAAGAAAAATACAGAAGTTGATGGCCACTTCCAGATGGATACTACTCCCGCTCCGAGTGGACAGCATCCACTGGGTTTGACAGGAAAACAGCTGGTGGTATATCAGGCGATTCAGAGCGACAAATCGGAACCGGGTATAAGTTTTGAAGAATTGGAACGGAGATTCAAGCACATTCCGGAGAGTGAATTGCGAACGATGGTCGAATATATGACACAGGAAGGAATGTGCTACACGAGCATCGATGCAAACCATTTCAAGAGCAGTGATGATGCTGCATAA